attgattttcttctCCAGCAACAGGCTCGATGTGGTAGCATCTTCCTTTATAACGATCAAGGCTGGTAAGCCCATCGGTCCACACAGTTGTCCATGTACCAGTAGAAGATTCAGCAGCTACCGCAGCCCCTGCTTCCTCAGGAGGAACTCCAGGTTGAGGAGTTACTCGGAATGCTGCCAAGATATCAGTATCTTTGGTTTCATAGTCAGGAGTATAATAAGTCAGTTTATAATCTTTAACACCAGCTTTGAATCCAACACTTGCTTTAGTCTCTGTTTGTGGTGACATAAGTCCCTCCCTACAACTCATGAATTAAGAATTCTCACAACAACAAGGTCTACTCGACAGAAATTCGGAGTTAATGAAAGCTTTCACAGAAATCtttcacaaaatcatcaacGAATATTATCAACTAATCATAATGGTTCTTTATTATACCATGGTATTTGATTCGCCAAATACATCATTATTGTATACTCTTTCATATGTATGGCGCAACCcaattcttgtttttgaaatttagaATCCCTTACTTTTTTTTGAATCAAAATAGCATAAAATGTCATATTGAAATAATAAGAAATTTACTCTTGACAGTGATATATGTTGTATATGTAAATCCTAGATATGAAAATATGAGGAATTTATAtccatgaaaaaggaaagggtataggtataaaaaaaagaatagactGGGCATATAAGGCTctgctgaaaaaagaaaaaataaggcccaatgagatcaaaataatgaattGTAAATAGAGTTCAGGTTCGAATTCCATAGATAATATGGAATTTGTTGTTATAATGATAGACAAATCAAATTAAGGACTTTCTCAAGCTCAAGATTTTTATTCATCCACTTGatcttgatattttgaaaataggtTGGTTGAACTTGAGAATTCACTCGTTGAAATTGAATAAGTAAACAAAATCGAATTGGATTCGGTTGGATGGTACCAATTAAATCGAGTGCTAATTACcatttattattgaattaacCGATCAACTTGCTAtcgaacatttttttttttggattcgacaattttcgcaaaaaatttcaatatatttcacttttattattatgagaATCAATCCTACTACTTCGGGTCCTGGAGTTTCcacacttgaaaaaaaaaacctgggACGTATCTCTCAAATCATTGGTCCGGTACTCGATGTAGCCTTTCCCCCGGGCAAGATGCCTAATATTTATAACGCTCTGGTAGTTAAAGGTCGAGATACTATCGGTCAAGAAATTAATGTGACTTGTGAGGTACAGCAATTATTAGGAAATAATCGAGTTAGAGCTGTAGCTATGAGTGCTACAGATGGTCTAATGAGAGGAATGGAAGTGATTGACACAGGAGCTCCTCTAAGTGTTCCAGTCGGCGGAGCGACTCTCGGCCGAATTTTCAACGTGCTTGGAGAACCTGTTGATGATTTAGGACCTGTAGATACTCGTACAACATCTCCTATTCATAGATCTGCGCCCGCCTTTATCCAGTTAGATacaaaattatctatttttgaaacaggAATTAAAGTAGTAGATCTTTTAGCCCCTTATCGGCGTGGAGGAAAAATAGGACTATTCGGGGGGGCTGGAGTGGGTAAAACAGTACTCATTATGGAATTGATCAACAACATTGCTAAAGCTCATGGGGGGGTATCCGTATTTGGAGGAGTAGGTGAACGTACTCGtgaaggaaatgatctttaCATGGAAATGAAAGAATCTGGAGTAATTAATGAACAAAATATTGCAGAATCTAAGGTCGCTCTAGTCTACGGTCAGATGAATGAACCCCCCGGAGCTCGTATGAGAGTTGGTTTGACTGCCCTAACTATGGCGGAATATTTCCGAGATGTTAATGAACAAGACGTACTTCTATTTATCGACAATATCTTCCGTTTCGTCCAAGCAGGATCTGAGGTATCCGCCTTATTGGGTAGAATGCCTTCTGCTGTGGGTTATCAACCTACCCTTAGTACCGAAATGGGTACTTTACAAGAAAGAATTACTTCTACCAAAGAGGGATCCATAACTTCTATTCAAGCAGTTTATGTACCTGCGGACGATTTAACCGACCCTGCTCCTGCCACGACATTTGCACATTTAGATGCTACGACCGTACTATCAAGAGGATTAGCTGCTAAAGGTATCTATCCAGCAGTAGATCCTTTAGATTCAACGTCAACTATGCTCCAACCTCGAATCGTTGGTGAGGAACATTATGAAACTGCACAAAGAGTTAAGCAAACTTTACAACGTTACAAAGAACTTCAGGACATTATAGCTATCCTTGGGTTGGACGAATTATCTGAAGAGGATCGCTTAACCGTAGCAAGAGCACGAAAAATTGAGCGTTTCTTATCCCAACCCTTTTTCGTAGCAGAAGTATTTACCGGTTCCCCGGGGAAATATGTTGGTCTAGCAGAAACAATTAGAGGGTTTAAATTGATCCTTTCCGGAGAATTAGATGGTCTTCCTGAACAAGCCTTTTATTTGGTAGGTAACATCGATGAAGCTACTGCGAAGGCTACGAACTTAGAAATGGAGAGTAAATTGAAGAAATGACCTTAAATCTTTGTGTACTAACCCCTAATCGAATTGTTTGGGATTCAGAAGTGAAAGAAATCATTTTATCTACTAATACTGGACAAATTGGCGTATTACCAAATCACGCGCCTATTGCCACAGCTGTAGATATAGGTATTTTGAGAATACGCCTTAACGACCAATGGTTAACAATGGCTCTGATGGGTGGTTTTGCTAGAATAGGCAATAATGAGATCACTATTTTAGTAAATGACGCGGAAAAGGGTAGTGATATTGATCCACAAGAAGCTCAGGAAACTCTTGAACTAGCGGAAGCTAACTTAAGAAAAGCTGAAGGTAAGAGACAAACAATTGAGGCAAATCTAGCTCTCAGACGAGCTAGGACACGAGTCGAGGCTATCAATGCAATTTCATAATTAGTTGGTGCATACGAACAATCAAAGGAACTTCGATAGAAACAGAGGTTCTGTTTATacacccccctttttttttctgtcgaTTGAATACAATATTCAAtacaattcaaaaaaatcaagtgGAATCGGATGGATTCTTATGCaatgaaaaaatattcaattcaaaaatgaattgaatatAGAATAGGATGGAAAAGATACAAAATCAATAAGAGAAGGTGGTCAGAAAAACTTATTAGATACCATGACTCTGGTATCTAATAAGTTCTACCTACTATTGGATTTGAACCAATGACTCCCGCCGTATGAAAGCAATACTCTAACCACTGAGTTAAGTAGGTCATTTATCATcacaaagagaaacaaaaagaactCATCCCATCGATGAATTATAAATCCAATATTACTTCTAAGCAATACCAATCAAACTGGGAG
This Eucalyptus grandis isolate ANBG69807.140 chromosome 7, ASM1654582v1, whole genome shotgun sequence DNA region includes the following protein-coding sequences:
- the LOC120295292 gene encoding ATP synthase subunit beta, chloroplastic, coding for MRINPTTSGPGVSTLEKKNLGRISQIIGPVLDVAFPPGKMPNIYNALVVKGRDTIGQEINVTCEVQQLLGNNRVRAVAMSATDGLMRGMEVIDTGAPLSVPVGGATLGRIFNVLGEPVDDLGPVDTRTTSPIHRSAPAFIQLDTKLSIFETGIKVVDLLAPYRRGGKIGLFGGAGVGKTVLIMELINNIAKAHGGVSVFGGVGERTREGNDLYMEMKESGVINEQNIAESKVALVYGQMNEPPGARMRVGLTALTMAEYFRDVNEQDVLLFIDNIFRFVQAGSEVSALLGRMPSAVGYQPTLSTEMGTLQERITSTKEGSITSIQAVYVPADDLTDPAPATTFAHLDATTVLSRGLAAKGIYPAVDPLDSTSTMLQPRIVGEEHYETAQRVKQTLQRYKELQDIIAILGLDELSEEDRLTVARARKIERFLSQPFFVAEVFTGSPGKYVGLAETIRGFKLILSGELDGLPEQAFYLVGNIDEATAKATNLEMESKLKK